CTACTGTAGATAAATTAAACTAGTGTTTGACAGAAAGATTCAGGAAATCATTGTTAAAAATCCATGAATAAAAAGGGTTAAACAAAAATCAGCTACTAAATAAAGTTGAAGCAAATCTTATTACAAATTTGTAATAAATTATTTGTAGacattttgttgtttgcagCAACATCctgatgtttgctgctgtaACTGTTGTCTGTGagtactgaaaaaaaaacttctataATTAATCacgaaaagttgattctgttcatctggacgtagcgttttcagtgggaggaacgtttcgtcactcatccaagtgacttcttcagtctcagctgactgcagtcgATTTGAaggaaggaacaatgggctgggagttCAGTTCCTccatcattaatatgcaaattcccatggccactgatcaacaaccactgaccaaaacccactgatcaacaacgactgatcaatggccatgagtaccattcacagagagttggggaatggctgcaatcacagcattgtaagatggctaaagatgtacccttaggccccctcctcaaaccagcgttcctccctgtccaggatgtgtacatcctcatcattgaaagagtgtccactggccggTAGGTGTGACACTAAAACAAGCATCTCACTAATTTGAACCAGGACACCCTGATGAGAAGTGGCTACTGGACAAGAAgacatcggtgggcaagagatgaaaacagggTGTTGTTGGAAGGCTACTACACAAGTAACCTCATTGGAAGGAGGTACATggataggatgagggacctatggagtctttgatacccaacatccacattGATGGtaaaacaactagtagctcagtgttccaacattcgaaagaagaaACTGCTCTCACAGCAAGAGATTGATGAGGTACAACACAAATGCTACGGAAAGGGGGAGCCAGGATgacaggtcaggggggagatatccttacccccacccgagattgggtacaaagccccaagtgcgatagaagaaggatcgttgagtgtgAGAGGAACtgagcttgaaacctggatccactgtagccggttaccaagactacatgaagtaccctcagaagatcTACTAGATGATGTGAATTCAGCACGGACGATACTCACCACCACCAATAAGCACAGCTGAGgtttttacagttaaaaataacttttccCCAGtaggtttttatgtttttgtttttttttgtgattttagaTCAGTTGTGTTAATAAAGAATGTTAATAAAAAAGAATAGTTTGCTAAAAAATAATATCAAAGAAGTTAAAGTACAGTTTGAAAACTTTAAAAGTAAAGTTAAAGAGAAATGTTAGACCAGTGGATACCATGTACAGTCTAGGTAACAACAGAAGCAGATCAGGTTAGTATTGTGTAGCAGAGTGTGAAACTTAacttagacttgtgtttgtaaatgaaccgcctcatgttgtgtagcttcacctttttttaatttaactgaaatgtttaattatgagtgttaaagaaaataataaagttgTTCATATAGAATGTGtatatttcatgtattttaacCATACATATGACACATATGCAGGTGTTGCATTCTGTAATATGTGTAAAGAAAtgactttgattttgccaccctgAGAAGATTTCTCTGGATCAGCTGTTGCCTCGACTCCTCCCTCTGCTGGTAACAGCTGAGTTATGAACAGAAAAATCTTGTCTTCACAGCTTAATTGCACCAAACTGTTCGTGTGTGAGTACATCTAAAAACTAACATCTGCTTTGTCACATGACAGCAGAGGTTTGGTGACAGGAGACCTGTGTCCTCTCTGTGAGCAGCCTACAGCACTCAGCTGTTGCATGAAATGAATAAGATTTTGATATCAAACTCACCTGCACAGGTAAACCCCATGAAGGAGAAAGACTCAAAAGTCCAAGGTTCCctagagtgaaaaagaaaacagcacaggTCATACAGATGTCAGAGTGCGTCTTGAGAGATGGTGGCACAGATCCAGTTTCTGTCATAGGTGGTGCAGGTTGTTGCTGTCCTGTCAGACCAAGAAGGCTctaggttcaaatcctgctgggcttattttttctgtgtggagtttgcactCAGCCACTCTGGAGTGGAAGATTCTAGGTTGGTCGTGTATGTGAGGGAGATGaagtgatgaagatgaagtgcCCAGAATAAGCTGCTTTATgaatgtgcagttaataaaagcactttgagtggtTTGTAGCACAGTATGAATGTAAGTACATGACCTGCCTATTGAAGCGTGTAGATTGTGGGTGTTTTTGGTACAATGTAACAAAATCTACATCGCACCTTATACTAATGGCACCACACTGATGCATTGTAGACACAGCATAAAACATGGACACCTGCATTCTCTCTGAAGGCCACTACATGGCAGTCGTTGGAAAAAAGACTCACTTTAAAAGCAGAAGCAAAGATGATTTCACACAAACTCACTTTTGACTGATTCCAGCTCAGATTattctgtttcatttcagaTTTACTCAAGAAGCAACAGGAAACAACATCCAGGTTAAGAAACTTTATTTACAGAACAAAAACTGCATCAACGGGTGAGAAAGGGCCTTGATGCAggttcaatcatccaggtaagtaaatctccgaaagttgactctgttcatctggacgtgatgttttcagtgggagaaacgtttcgtccctcatccaagtgacttcttcagtctcagctggctgcaggtttccccaaccttataaacaggacatttacaagctacgtccagatgaacagaaccaACGTTTTGGGATACAggtcagaaaatattttttatcaaAAGAAATCATCTTTACAAAAACCCAATAATTTTTTCAtcaataataacataaaacagtaAAATCTGTACCAGGAATAATTTTAAGtgtataaataaacagaaataaataaaagctctgTGTAatttaatatatacaaatatatattataGATGTCTCGTCTATTTAAACTACAGAAACAGTCTGAGGCTTCAGCTCAGCAGGAGCAGAGGTCACGAGCTAACAGCTACACTCACAGTAGAAACAGGACACGTCTGAAATTCAAGCAAactaaagaaaaagaggaaatgtaAGACAGTAGTTCAATCTTCTTCTGGAATGAATCCATCTTTAAAATTGTTCAACACAACGTGATGAAATCGTTCACAAAGACGCTGAACAACAAATCCAGGATGTCCTCGTCTGTCTCTGCTCTGAGAAGCtggaacagcagcaggagaCTCAGATCAGCTGGAAACCCTCTGAGACAGTTCAAGGAGGCGAATCCTGAATCCTGACTCTGTTTCTCTGTTGGACTGTTTGACGATGTTTTGcaccaaacaaaaataacatttaaaaacttgtgaaaatcatattttaacatttcaaaCAGGCTGCTGTTCAGCTGGAACCTGGTATGAACCCTGCTTCTGTGCTTTAAGTTTCctgtagattaaaaaaaacaccaccaacaacaacagaaacaataaCGCCAACTGGAAGACCAACTTTCAGTCCAAAAGATCCATCcttcttccctccatcctctgtgtgtcctcctgtctgtcctgcaggtgagaaacaggtgtgaggtgtcagctgtcaggtaggtgatgagtgaagaacagaacagaatccatttcctcttcaaactgctgtcagacattatctactgcactctgatcacatcactcagaccagctgctttctacaaagtctcatcaacaacatctttagaaacaaacatcaacaaccaggaagcagcttcacctctgatcacacacacactcaactctactcactcacctggaggatcaacaacacTCAGTGTGAAGTTGCAGATGGGGTCATTTGTTCCATTTATAAAAACAccacactcgtatgttccagtgtcattagtcgtcacattcttcagaatcaaagacaagtctccatccttcatctgtctgtcctggagatccacccggttcttaaaagatggatgctggtaaTCTGGAACAAACTGTTCCTCTCGATACAAAAGGACATATTCTTCATCTCCCAAGTCAGTTCTGTTCCACTGCAAAGTTTGATTGTTGtagtttggagctcgacatggcaGAGTGACattctgtccagactcagctgtgatgtttttctggtctgaaagacaaaatgatacagagcagagaggttaaaggtcaagtGTACAACTGCTTACTTCAGCAGCAGAGTGATATATCTGACTGTCACTCTGGGATTGGTCTCTGACTGCTGTAAAAAGGTCTAAAGGAAGCTAAAGTTAAGAAGTGTTTTTCTTACGCTGTATTTATAGACTGTCCAAACTGCCTTTACACCTTATGCATCATTTGTATGACATTTAAGAGAAGgttgttttctcctttttattcCATTTCATACATCCAAAGCTGAAGCCCCGgcacagcttcagctttgtcactgattcctggacattggtctccagaatctgcagatactgagtggaatccatgtgtccctcaactttgacaagattcccagtccctgcactggccacagccccacagcatgatggaaccaCCACAATGTTTTACTGTAggtagcaggtgtttttcttggaatgctgtgttctttttcctccatgcgTAACGCCCTTTGTTATgcccaaataactcaattttagtttcatcagtccacagcaccttattccagaatgaagctggcttgtccAAATTTGCTTTAGCAAACCTCAGGCTCCGTTTGTGCTGTGGGCAGAGAAAAggcttcctctgcatcactctcgcatacagcatctccttgtgtaaAGTGAGAAAGAGGTTTTAAGCACTGAGATACTCTGACACACTGCTGCCAGAGGGTGGAGttgtgttttgtcctttttagAAATAAATAGTGCTGTTACTACCTGGCACAATTGCACAGAATGCCCACTGTGCATTTTATTGTGTTGCTGTATTTAGGTTGATGCTTCATTCATAAGGAACAGGCAaaactttgtcactttctcaaaggtgcgtgtgtgtgtgtgtctgtgtgtgtgtgtgagagagagagataatcaTCAATACATGATCCTACAACAGGACAACCACACTGTACTTGTTTATTGTTAAATTAAATTTGCACACAAACTAATTGTTTCAGTTCTGTttatttgctctgttttttatttacctGTTCTCAGACCATTAAACGCTACCGAGGCCAGAGCTAAGAGAGTAAGCATTGAAACAGTAATTTAATAATCATTTACTGATAAATCTGTTAAATTACAGTctgcatttttgctggctttctttCCAGGTTTCAAATAGGCTAAACCTTATTAATATAGTAGCTCTGCTGTATTAAAGAAATGACAGCGTTCCTAAAGTTTTTCTCGACACAGAGCAAACAATCACttgacagatttttaaaaattgtaaataaatggttttttttttttttaaaaatgatgcaaGCACTTAAACATAAACCACAAAGTCATACATACCGGCTTCAGCTccagaagcagcaaagcagaggTGTCTAAAGAAAATCCACCAGAGTGACAAACGTGGAACAAAATCCATTTAAGCTTCGAGTTCTGCTCTTCTGGCTGCAGAAAGTTACAGTGATGACTAACTGATGCTAAGAACTGTCTACCTCCCCCTCCCTCCAGATGACTGTACAAAAGGGGGAGGGCAGTGTCACGTGTTTGTGGTGCTTACAAGTGATTGGTTGACAAGTTTGCTTCATTCATAAATAGGAGGTGAGCGGAGGCCAGCGGAATGCGAGCGGCGTGAGAAAAactataaaagattaaaaaaaaagacggCCTGAAAATCAGGGACGGTGGTCGCACTGGACACTTTTCATTGTTGTTAACACTCGCTTTCACTTCAGGTCTTTCAGTGTTATAACTTCGCACTTTTCCGCAGCTGGCTGACGGACCACAACAACTCTTGAATGAGTCAGCTGATTACGAGACGGTCACGTGTTTCAAGTGGGTTCCCGGAAGTCCTTAACGGGTAATATGTGGAGATACGAGCTCCGTTTTCAATAACTACTAGTCAATAAACGCATTGGTGTTTTTATACCACAATGAAATGTATGCAGTTAAATctttgtaaatatgtaaaaaaaaaaaaagccgtcCCTGCCTTCTTCACATGTTAAAGAGATTCTGCTGTTGTTGATTagttttattattactattatcaaCATTGCATTTATTAATTTCTACTTTCCATTTTGCCTCCATTGTGGTTCAGTAATCCCACTGTGACTCAGGCTGAAAGTAATcttcatgaaaaaaataacattcaGCCTTTCAGAGGACAAAATGAGACTCACTGTTAGTGATATCAGCTGAAAGCAGAAAGATTCGTTGTACTAGTGTGAGGATTATAGTTTTTGCTTTGGAAATGCATCACTATGTGAATACCTTCAACATGAAACCAATACACAATCTATTTTTTGTGTGAAAGGGAGGAATTTCTCTGTCCTGCATGTGGTGAAATCTGCAATGAAATCAGAGCATTGACAGGTTCCAGGTTGCACTgaaacacatgtttttgtgtctcatGTGTGACCAGACATGCTTGTTATTTTAAGacataggtgtcaaactctggccaAATTTGGCCTGCAGCTTAATACTACAAATCCCAGAATGCTCTGTTGGTATTTTGGCACATCAGTCACTACAGGACCCATTAGCACCATGTAAATACTGCCATGCCAAGTACTTTCCGAGACTGATCCTGCTCATACTCTCCACCAAAATATTTCATTAGACACATGTGGCTCTAGTGTCGAGCTCCTCATTACAGCTCTGTTATACttgaataattttatttatgagttgtttgttgtttttttgggagTTTatctctgaaaagaaaaaaacgctGAAAGTTTAAACCAaccacatagcaagcaggtctggcccagatctggtatgaagctggcacttctgactgactgatgtcatggcagagtgtatgtcaaccagatgtgggccaggtctggtaATGATGCACTATTTATGTtgctattttcctattttagttagaagacccaaatgccatgttgcaatactatactgctctggtagccaacgtttcaaatgcaggtttgacaggtttgtgagtgtacactttatccaaaacctagtgatgGTTTACTCCACTGTTCTGCcggtgggtggctgtagctcaggcggtagagcagATCACCTACTGATCGAAAAGTTAGTGGGTCAATCCCTCactcccccagtctgcatgtcgtgagtatgaatgtagttaggaaacACTCAGTTAAGAGAAAGTGTGTAGTTGGGTGAATGTGccgtgttgtatagagcactttgagtaatctgggagagtTGAAaaatgctatataagaatcagtccattcactgtctgaacagagttttctcatgttacttttgcactattatgcacatgttgttattacatggcttaattaaggtacacattaggctgacatctggggccagagctgaaactgttctgggccagcagtgTCTTTGCAACTGGCCCGTGGTTACACACAActttacacatggcccacataccacaAAGAATGATGGCCTCTTGGCGCCCCAGaccaggtttgccagaggtaatccacacatgggtCAGCAAAGGtacaccagtgtgtctgcaactggccttgtgctggcctgTATCTGAGCCACCTTTGGCAAACCTTATCTGGGCCACCAAAAGgctgtcattctttgcggtatgtggccCATGTGTAAACACATTGTGTGGGCCTGATCCAgaccataccaattttgctatgtgggcatTTGCCCATAAATGTCAGTTCAGGGTGTGTCGGAcagcagagaaaataaaacctTTCAGCATCACTTGCAGTGTTTGTGATTAGTAGGTGCTCTGAAAGCACAGCAGAAACTCACATTATCATATATGATATATGATATTAGAACTATTCAGTTCACGTGTGATGACATGTTGTTAGGGTTAAGCTGCCCAGAGACATGTTTTTCTTCTACAGTTTTTTACCGATTATGGTCAGGGAGACAGAGGAAGCAGGAAGTAGGTCAAGCATGTACACTTTGGTACTCGTACACTCACAGTGTTGTTGTGGTTGAGACTTTTACAAGTCAGGGAAGAAACATTTACTattttaaaagtacatttatCTCCTTGTTCTGTATAGAAAGCAGCTCACTGATTTAGTATGAGGTATGTGGCACAGTGCAGAGCACACAGCTGCAAACCATGAACATTCACTCTGTATGAGCTCCTCCATTTTgactaacaggaagaaatcctGGGCTCGTATGAATGCTTGTTTGAAAGGTTCatggatattttcttttctgtcgGTCACTAAATCGCAGTTTCACAACTCGTACCATAAACCACCGGAAGTCTATGCATGTTCATTAGTTTGATCTGGAAACAAGGAAGTGTAGTTATGACTGAGTAAGACAGGTGGTCATTTCACTGAGGTGCAGCATGAAGGTACAAGCTGTGCTGAGACTGCTCTGTAAGTACTTCTTATCCTCGATAGATGAATCACAGCTGGTATTATAGCTGTTTAAATAACTACATTAAGGATTTTCTGTAAAGAACAGAATATAATCTTTGAGATTCATTTTAGAACATTCATACTGCAGTCAGCACTTTGTGCAAGCGTGTAGATGTAAAAGCTTTTTTAGtctaacaaaacagaaacaggaatTCTCTGCTGCTCCTGTTTTGCAAGATCACAgagataaaacaacaaaaaactaggGACAGGAAGCTTGAAACAGACTTTCCTACACTGTGTCGACCTGAGAGGTTTCTAAACACTTACTCCAATCATGCTTGAAAGCGCTCAGGTCACATAACTATGACTAACTTGGGATTTTTGATTGTATGATTACTGCCAGATGAGAGGaagcgagaaagagagagagagagattgagaCTGCTGGGAGAGCTCGAGTCACTTTTTCCTCTTTCAACAGAGCATTTTATTTGCTGCGACATGGGACCTTTTCCCCTCATTATAATCCGATATTCACATACTGCGCTGCCATAAACAATATGCAGGTGATCTGCTTCTTAACAATTTTCATGGCAATGacgttttttcttttcctttttttattcccACTGAGGCTTCTGCTGTGTAGAGCAAACCTGATGATAAAAATAAACTACAGACATCGATAGGTTTCAGGCTGGAAGCAAAGAATGAAGCCGACTGATTGTCAAGGATCGCCGTTTTTAATGGTCCCAATATTGTAGGAATGTCTCTAAAAACCTGTGTTGTTCATAATCATTGACAGTCTGGTACAATAAAAAGCTTTGTTTGTAATTTTGCAGGTTTCTTCTGTGTTACTGTTTCACAGAACAGCATTTAAGATGTGGTGAAAGTCAAATTGTGCAGCCGTTCGATGTGGAGATGGTttctatggaggaccacaagagccacgcgcatcgaaataaaaatctctgtgctttaataatgaattgtagaataaattctgcaattgtaaattcatttttgaattccaatttaataaactgcatttcaaaatcctttttccaattgcactttaataaactgcattttaaaatccttttttcagttgcactttaataaactgcagttcaaaatcctttttccacttgcaatttaataaactgcagttcaaaatcctttttccacctgcaatttaataaactgcagttcaaaatcctttttccacttgcaatttaataaactacaggtcaaaatcctttttccacttgcaatttaataaactgcaggtcaaaatcctttttccacttgcaatttaataaactgcagttcaaaatcctttttccacttgcaatttaataaactgcagttcaaaatccatttccctttcctgttcgctccgggattagctgctggattagctcctggattagctgctggattagctttTCGATTAACAACTcgctggaggctattcaaattagccacaccgtgggatgtaaggagctctctgattggttggtcagacacaggctgtctgccaggctggatttttctagctcatagcttctccctgctactggcgtgtgtgcttgtacaaaaggccgttcagcgtcgggatttacactcggctcgacacggatatctgaagaatgaagggaccctgcagcgaaacggagagccaacctctgactgagtgcctgtctacacagtctgaccacctgttgaaggtaaggtgctaacgtggctaacgctagcatcaccgcacgtagccccgttattttaaggtcattttagcttatgaaaattttatgtcgcagctgtacgagctagcttcgtgttttgtaagctgctttgctcttcacaaataaagctggaagcagctcagactgttagaaccagcactgaggcccgttacatttatacagtgttagagcaatggctgcaacctacagcctttaaaatagcgattaaaatgctgacagtaaactcgtcagtccagatgttaccacattactctatggtacttagagttaaaacaactgagacaggctgattaaaataacagctgtcagttctctcattccttatatcaagactggagatcacactactgatttcagttcatttaatatgtgagagcagtgttgccaactcctcagtaaggaaaatcgctattggttgtcctaaaagtcgctagaagtcgctaaatgacgtcatcacctaatttgcataattggtcatgctaatataattgtaacctatgttgttggagagagaaataacatcgtggaagagacataaagtgagtaaaaaacgtcctaaatgtatttagagtttatttagaactacaaattaaatttcttttagcaaatattgttttttttaatgtcacaattccaaccctgctcctttacccgggcttggactggcaaaagtgatccgaaataggcactctggtggagttactttgtgtgtgtgtgtgtgtttataagtagttttaaaccttgtgatccacaaaacagcataagagtaaaagagtaaaagaagaactgactgtgttacagcaccgctgcttgttgagagtaaaagcgacacggcgctttcacgtctttttagcgactttttaaagaaaaaaagtcgctagggggtctgaaaactcgctaaatatagcgacaaagtcgctaagttggcaacactgtgtgagagcacagattcattctcaactggacataaatgatgatcaaaggttgtatatatgatgaattcatcaaatcccagcctctaacacagtgtgctgaatcttagctttggatgtccagtatattctaatcagtgcaatgtaagcattcaccgaacctatagtatctacacctgtgtgg
The sequence above is a segment of the Oreochromis aureus strain Israel breed Guangdong linkage group 3, ZZ_aureus, whole genome shotgun sequence genome. Coding sequences within it:
- the LOC120436901 gene encoding butyrophilin-like protein 9 — protein: MDFVPRLSLWWIFFRHLCFAASGAEADQKNITAESGQNVTLPCRAPNYNNQTLQWNRTDLGDEEYVLLYREEQFVPDYQHPSFKNRVDLQDRQMKDGDLSLILKNVTTNDTGTYECGVFINGTNDPICNFTLSVVDPPGQTGGHTEDGGKKDGSFGLKVGLPVGVIVSVVVGGVFFNLQET